The bacterium genome includes the window TTTGCACATTAATAGTATCATAAGATATTGTGATAGGTAAAGGAGGATTGCCACATGGCGAAAGAGGTATTTAAGAGGACGAAGCCGCATGTGAACGTAGGAACGATCGGGCATGTGGATCACGGGAAGACGACGCTGACGAGCGGGATAACGAATGTGCTGTCGAAGAAGGGTCTGGCGAATCACATGT containing:
- a CDS encoding GTP-binding protein, whose translation is MAKEVFKRTKPHVNVGTIGHVDHGKTTLTSGITNVLSKKGLANHM